Genomic DNA from Bacteroidota bacterium:
GTGGTTTTAAGGACGGAAAAGGTTGCCGTGAGGACTGACGCCGCACTTGCAAAAGGCATGACAGGCAGCTTGCCCGAAGGGACGCTGTATGTTTTGCATAGACCTTTAAAAAATTGCACTCTATGCAAATTATACAGCGGTGTCTGGCGTGATCTTTTGCGTGCAAGGAAGGAGGAACACCGCTTTACCTGTTCTAAAGGATTCCATGAGCGTAATCTTTTATTGATAGCATTTGGCTTGTGCCTTGCTTTTCTAATAAAACTAACTTCTCTTTTAATTGTGCAAGATTTTTACGTTCGAGCTCATTTAATGGAGTTCCAACTTTATCCAATTCCGCTTGCATTGTATCAAGGTATATTTTGCTGCGCTCTACTGTTTTATTTTCTATAGAACGGCAAACTTTGTTCAAATGATCACTTATTGAATTCAGAAAATCGACCTGGATCTTATTAAAATGTTCCCTAGCTGGTGTAATTAACTTGGCGATATTTTCTTTTTTAAGCGAATCGTCTGACCGAAATAAGTTGTAGAGACCTCCAAAAAGACCTTCAAATACCTTTCCAATAAAGTTGAATGCAGTTACCAAAACGTTTGAAGATAAATCTTCTCGGATCCGATATATATTGAATATTTTTCCAGTAAATCTTTCGATACTTGGCAATTTTAAAGTAGAATCAGCTGTGATCTCATTCAAATTAATCTTTACTTTACTTAGTTTATCTCCTACCCAAACATTAACCTTTGACTGCAACTCATAAGTAACGCTTTGTACGTACTCGTAAACTTTACTTACACATAGGTCAGATTCATTCTTTAAGTAAGTTGTAATATCACTTTGAGAAGGTAAAGCCTGATTATTTCTTCTACCCTTTAAATCGGTATCGAGATTAGAGAGAATATTCTGGAAATTGTTATTTATGTACGTGTTTATTTCATTATAAGCTTTTGTTCTCTGCTCGCGAATAAAGATCTGCAGTTCGCCTAGTTCTTTGCGGACTGTTGTGATCTTTGTTTGTAAATCTTTACCAATAACAGTGTTACTTAAGCGCACTTCACTCACATTAAGTAATTGCTTTACCAACTCCATTGAATTTGCAAAGTTTGACAGAAGATTATTAACTCCATTGAGATTGCCGTTCACTAAATATTTTACTATAACGTCCTCTAAATCATTTACAGAATCGTGACAATTTTCATTCAATACACGATGGTTAAATGATTGCTTTGAAGAAATATAAATTGGTTCATTGGCAAGAAGATCTGAAATACCATAATCTTTAAGCGTATCGTTTATATAAACCTTAAGCGAAGTCATTTCGTCTTCGTTTAGTTTATCTATTTTATTAAAGATTAGAAAAACACGATTCATTTTTTCTTTGATCTCCTTTAGGTCTGCCAGGTGCTGATCCGTAATTTTAAATTCACCGTCTTTATGAGGAGCAACGCTTATAACATAAAGAATTGCATCTGCACTATAAATGGTCGATTTAGCAATATCTTTAATACCCTGATTAATGTCATCGATACCCGGTACATCAGTAATCGAGAAACCTTTCTCAAGAAATGAGCTATTCAGCTTTACGTTTACAAGGTTTACCTTTTTATGATTATGCTTGTTTCTTTTTTGGTCTGCAAATTCTGAAACAAAGTCTAAACTAATCTCACTGGTTTTCTTTGTGCCATCAGCGAAATGAACACAAACTTCTTCGGGGTGACCGGGCAGCATAATAATAGGCACGCCCGTTGTAGGTAAAGTATCAACCGGAGACATTTCTCTATAGGTAAGCGCATTGATAAGTGTACTTTTACCAACCCGACTTGGGCCAATAATACAGATATTAAAAATAGAATCACTTATTTCGGAGAGATTGGCATCGATTTGAGTATTATACTCTGTAAAACTATGTTGTGTTGTGAGTTCTTTAAGTGACTTAACAAAATCTACGGCTTCATTGACATGAGAATAATACTCCCCAGGCGTTATTATTTTTTTAGGCTTATATGTCCATTGGTAAACTGTTTCTTCAATTGAAGCAATAGATTTAACGTCAAGAACTAACTCTTTATCAAA
This window encodes:
- a CDS encoding DUF4365 domain-containing protein; the encoded protein is MAKKKSNPGKKIVKSKKATKKPIDKKKSVLVNKKKTNAPTKIKESLPTRHSSHIKEDQSLIHVKQAVLPWVVTDIKGNEDYGIDAIVEITKDKLKSENKLATGKKFNIQIKSTAEIANDSDLSVQVKRTTYLYWYQNTLPVYIFLVDLKAKCIYYRFVNEKLMNEISKRRPDWHANDHVTIKFDKELVLDVKSIASIEETVYQWTYKPKKIITPGEYYSHVNEAVDFVKSLKELTTQHSFTEYNTQIDANLSEISDSIFNICIIGPSRVGKSTLINALTYREMSPVDTLPTTGVPIIMLPGHPEEVCVHFADGTKKTSEISLDFVSEFADQKRNKHNHKKVNLVNVKLNSSFLEKGFSITDVPGIDDINQGIKDIAKSTIYSADAILYVISVAPHKDGEFKITDQHLADLKEIKEKMNRVFLIFNKIDKLNEDEMTSLKVYINDTLKDYGISDLLANEPIYISSKQSFNHRVLNENCHDSVNDLEDVIVKYLVNGNLNGVNNLLSNFANSMELVKQLLNVSEVRLSNTVIGKDLQTKITTVRKELGELQIFIREQRTKAYNEINTYINNNFQNILSNLDTDLKGRRNNQALPSQSDITTYLKNESDLCVSKVYEYVQSVTYELQSKVNVWVGDKLSKVKINLNEITADSTLKLPSIERFTGKIFNIYRIREDLSSNVLVTAFNFIGKVFEGLFGGLYNLFRSDDSLKKENIAKLITPAREHFNKIQVDFLNSISDHLNKVCRSIENKTVERSKIYLDTMQAELDKVGTPLNELERKNLAQLKEKLVLLEKQGTSQMLSIKDYAHGIL